A region from the Lolium perenne isolate Kyuss_39 chromosome 4, Kyuss_2.0, whole genome shotgun sequence genome encodes:
- the LOC127291753 gene encoding monothiol glutaredoxin-S7, chloroplastic has protein sequence MAAAVSAPSPLAGASLRTPLPTRPHSISFAALPRAAAPRPLTLGARPARRLAAAASSGGGAAGPDMRETLDKVVGAHKVVLFMKGTKDFPQCGFSHTVVQILRSLDVPFETLDVLANDALRQGLKEYSSWPTFPQLYIDGEFFGGCDITLEAYKSGELQETLEKAMCS, from the exons atggccgccgccgtctCAGCCCCATCCCCGCTCGCCGGCGCGTCCCTCCGGACTCCCCTGCCCACGCGCCCACACTCCATCAGTTTCGCCGCGCTCCCTCGGGCGGCGGCCCCTCGTCCTCTCACCCTGGGCGCACGCCCGGCGCGGcgcctcgcggcggcggcgtcctccGGCGGGGGCGCGGCGGGGCCGGACATGCGGGAGACGCTGGACAAGGTGGTGGGGGCGCACAAGGTGGTGCTGTTCATGAAGGGGACCAAGGACTTCCCGCAGTGCGGCTTCTCCCACACCGTCGTGCAGATCCTGCGCTCGCTCGACGTGCCCTTCGAGACGCTCGACGTGCTCGCCAACGACGCGCTCAGACAGGGGCTCAAGGAGTACTCCAGCTGGCCCACCTTCCCGCAGCTCTACATCGACGGCGAGTTCTTCGGAGGATGCGACATCACACTCG AAGCATACAAGAGTGGGGAACTGCAGGAAACGCTAGAGAAAGCAATGTGCTCGTAG
- the LOC127291752 gene encoding cysteine-rich receptor-like protein kinase 44 has translation MDSQPQGLLRVEPNELQFAFEANKKTSCSTQLTNRTDHHIAFKVKNNVPSKYIVHPKICVVPPRSTIYVQVTMRAQSQAPPDMQLRDRFCVQSVVVRRGTTTEDLTQHMFQKSAGNVVDEVNLKVVYMQPPPVAVGEGSEEGTSSRPSCSDGGNINDQQEGSTLHHMSLQKLKDITCNFSTEQIIGRGGFGVVYKGVQENGKIVAVKKLVQSMLSSPENFENEILLLIKLTHTNIVQLLGYCYETQYIHMPHEGRIVFVSETECMLCLEYMSNGSLDNYISDAYSGLDWPTRYKIIEGISYGLKYLHGQSDGPIVHLDLKPANILLDERMLPKITDFGLSKLFDQNQTIQMSHIMGTLGYMPPEFTRGIITTKSDIFSLGVIILEVITGHRDYPDDIRASSTEFIELELQKWRDVLQPGYTLLETDFQQIRRCIQIGLVCVNPERTNRPAIKKIIDQLQGFENMDWYIINELSSCDNKMEAMDVGIISFAKLWPHLPGHWFSVLRGYIFHSIHCRLRLCSMIGSSSLIFLLSTLVIAYICKHI, from the exons ATGGACTCCCAGCCGCAGGGGTTGCTCAGGGTCGAGCCCAACGAGCTCCAATTCGCAT TTGAGGCGAATAAGAAGACCTCGTGCTCTACGCAGCTAACGAACAGAACGGATCACCACATCGCCTTCAAG GTGAAAAACAATGTACCATCGAAATATATCGTGCATCCCAAAATATGTGTTGTGCCACCCAGATCCACCATCTATGTCCAAG TTACAATGCGAGCACAAAGTCAGGCGCCACCAGACATGCAACTCAGGGACAGGTTCTGTGTGCAGAGCGTTGTGGTGAGGAGGGGAACAACGACCGAGGATCTAACTCAACACATG TTCCAAAAATCTGCAGGCAATGTAGTGGATGAGGTGAACCTGAAGGTTGTCTATATGCAACCACCACCTGTGGCTGTGGGGGAGGGGTCTGAAGAGGGTACATCGTCTCGTCCTTCATGCTCAGATGGGGGAAACATAAATGATCAACAG GAAGGATCTACACTACACCATATGTCGTTACAAAAACTGAAAGACATCACATGCAACTTCTCTACTGAACAAATCATTGGTAGAGGTGGTTTTGGTGTGGTATATAAG GGAGTGCAAGAAAACGGGAAAATTGTTGCAGTGAAGAAGCTTGTGCAGTCAATGCTGAGCTCACCAGAGAATTTTGAGAACGAGATTCTTCTCCTTATCAAATTAACACATACAAATATAGTGCAACTATTAGGCTACTGTTACGAAACACAGTATATACATATGCCTCACGAAGGAAGAATTGTGTTTGTTTCAGAAACTGAATGTATGCTTTGCCTGGAATATATGTCCAATGGAAGTCTTGATAATTATATTTCAG ATGCATATTCAGGGCTTGACTGGCCCACACGCTACAAAATAATTGAGGGGATTTCCTATGGTCTAAAGTATCTACACGGCCAATCCGATGGTCCAATTGTTCACTTGGACCTAAAACCAGCAAACATACTGCTTGATGAAAGAATGTTACCAAAGATTACAGACTTTGGTCTTTCAAAACTGTTCGATCAAAATCAAACTATTCAAATGTCACATATTATGGGAACATT GGGTTATATGCCACCAGAATTTACACGTGGTATAATAACTACCAAGTCAGACATATTCAGTTTGGGTGTAATAATTTTGGAAGTAATAACCGGGCACAGAGACTACCCAGACGATATCAGGGCATCTTCCACGGAATTCATTGAGCTT GAACTTCAAAAATGGAGAGATGTTCTGCAACCGGGGTATACATTGCTTGAAACTGATTTCCAACAAATAAGAAGATGCATTCAAATAGGTCTGGTATGCGTGAATCCTGAGCGTACCAATAGGCCCGCAATTAAGAAAATTATTGATCAGCTTCAAGGTTTTGAAAATATGGATTGGTACATTATCAATGAG TTGTCAAGCTGCGACAACAAGATGGAGGCCATGGACGTTGGGATAATCTCCTTTGCTAAACTATGGCCCCACCTTCCTG GGCATTGGTTCTCGGTTCTGCGAGGATATATTTTCCATAGTATTCATTGCAGGTTGCGTTTATGCTCGATGATCGGCAGTTCAAGTTTAATTTTCCTTTTATCCACCCTAGTTATAGCTTATATATGTAAACATATCTGA